In the genome of Vicia villosa cultivar HV-30 ecotype Madison, WI linkage group LG7, Vvil1.0, whole genome shotgun sequence, one region contains:
- the LOC131620402 gene encoding bidirectional sugar transporter SWEET2-like: protein MSLFNAYPIFELGKDAAGIAGNIFAFGLFVSPIPTFRRIITNGSTELFSGLPYIYSLLNCLICLWYGTPLISIDNLLVTTVNSIGAAFQLVYILLFLIYAEKPRKVRMFGLLLAVFGIFVVILVGSLKISDSSMRRMFVGCLSCASLISMFASPLFIINLVIRTKSVEFMPFFLSLSTFLMSVSFFLYGLLSDDVFIYVPNGIGTGLAMIQLVLYFYFKRSSCDDSREPLIVSYG, encoded by the exons ATGTCTCTGTTTAATGCTTACCCCATTTTTGAACTTGGTAAAGATGCAGCTGGAATTGCTG GTAACATCTTTGCATTTGGGTTATTTGTTTCCCCAAT ACCTACATTTAGGAGAATTATCACAAATGGGTCAACGGAATTGTTCTCAGGATTGCCATATATTTATTCTCTATTGAATTGCTTGATTTGTTTGTGGTATGGAACTCCTCTTATATCAATTGATAATCTCTTGGTTACCACCGTTAATTCAATTGGAGCAGCTTTTCAGCTTGTGTATATTCTCTTATTTTTAATCTATGCTGAGAAACCAAGAAAG GTGAGAATGTTTGGATTATTGCTGGCGGTTTTCGGTATATTTGTTGTCATACTGGTTGGGAGCTTGAAAATAAGTGATAGTTCTATGCGCCGAATGTTTGTTGGATGCTTGAGTTGTGCTTCTCTGATTTCAATGTTTGCATCTCCGTTGTTTATCATT AATTTGGTCATTCGCACTAAGAGTGTTGAGTTTATGCCATTTTTTCTTTCGCTTTCGACGTTCTTAATGAGCGTTTCCTTCTTTCTTTATGGATTACTCAGTGATGATGTCTTCATTTAT GTACCAAATGGGATAGGTACCGGTTTGGCAATGATACAATTGGTATTATACTTCTATTTCAAGAGATCATCTTGCGATGACTCAAGAGAACCCTTGATAGTTTCATATGGATAA
- the LOC131620403 gene encoding uncharacterized protein LOC131620403: protein MEALWDLVDSLKISTLGAILLLACACFGLVCFCTIIVLKRKGSNNNKIVNQEGRVIEENETSSTITTTTTTTTTTTTNATTTTTDSTKWLESNCGWISVKRVLMESMVWSRARKLEENIGWQRERGSPLLGSLERNGVESGWKSVSHDSASAVWQRPILRGEKCELPSFSGLILYDEKGKLLNDSVNETQCMEISKQEEIDIITVRTTLKDLL, encoded by the exons ATGGAAGCTTTATGGGATTTGGTAGACAGCTTGAAGATTTCAACTCTAGGTGCTATTCTTCTACTTGCATGTGCATGTTTTGGACTTGTTTGCTTTTGCACTATTATTGTACTAAAAAGGAAAGGTAGTAATAACAACAAGATTGTGAACCAAGAGGGTCGTGTTATAGAAGAGAATGAAACTTCTTCGACAATCACGACGACGACGACTACTACTACTACCACTACGACAAATGCTACTACTACAACTACTGATTCTACAAAATGGTTAGAGTCAAACTGTGGATGGATTTCAGTGAAAAGGGTGTTGATGGAGTCAATGGTGTGGAGCAGAGCGAGAAAACTGGAAGAGAATATTGGATGGCAGAGAGAGAGAGGATCTCCATTGCTTGGAAGCTTAGAAAGGAATGGTGTTGAAAGTGGTTGGAAAAGTGTTAGTCATGATTCAGCATCAGCAGTGTGGCAAAGACCAATACTAAGAGGGGAGAAATGTGAGCTTCCAAGTTTTAGTGGCCTTATTCTCTATGATGAAAAAGGAAAATTGCTAAATGATTCTGTGAATGAGACACAATGCATGGAAATTTCTAAACAG GAAGAAATAGATATTATTACAGTGAGAACTACCCTAAAAGATTTACTATAG